The Armatimonadota bacterium genome has a window encoding:
- a CDS encoding DUF3376 domain-containing protein, which produces MMLDTTAGPLRPSSDVTSEIRMGLAMSGAIALVLYEAGVTHEVFRLAKAWDAHCAGRESSSTTTESGSEGYYACLAKIPMRPVVDILTGASAGAVNSTLLASCLAGGTDFVRYHDILLIQLDVEALKFRKGDAPDGLMDSRILLDVLENELNRNVAAGSGSPPGKGLDLCIRLCRTHLAGHCETTRDAIGHQIDVETRSDVIEFSGKDFLDPGKVAQIARATLASAAFPGAFGPVFDEQDRVWYVDGGLWDNQPVDWAVDAVRDKPAFVRTHRCILFVEPNPPGRPVDHANPGGESEPALADVLMAVSFMGVKGNVWPSIRDLLDFNRRSKVFGRLVQESGIHELTRQLGGQWLRDSSTQMENAAGYPAALADGSWRDHDAVVPTILNQVRVETVLLDDDPALIQRWHAINEAWNALHLRLNPGSDAGIFYRHGNGKVPGQDPTPVALAALAALEAVGWNDLRRRAVRRRLDRINDSLGRPRPSQDPGGVDRAITRRKYALYLQLEKLNDYLYTAVDPSSAPPVGSGGRGDRPRDAGTTDWPSYHSRLVRFHSRFRTATVQMLNDLEFAFRLLLQVPATATSAADQNSAIARLMSDSTTNPMTALARWLEAIAQEAERGRRESGLDVAGGAAPGVNGFAAQVTALLNYTRPLGVSSNDDGGLEPVIRWASQTRFTKVDAVRYVLGAISDLGGKRPIDLVRVSPNDTNNLYLITCDELVDETPAARKLAGEGLGHLQGFLEERWRRNDYIWGRLDACEILLRTMRLYSEREGTGWSEQDYEDALYDAQNAILKQEADLYHERLGRMGKRAARQWAVGNARSGVGDRSGPAPAYEPHIGAIHRSRPLETEEGGNQ; this is translated from the coding sequence ATGATGCTCGATACCACAGCAGGACCTTTGCGGCCATCGTCGGACGTTACCAGCGAAATACGGATGGGGTTGGCGATGAGCGGCGCCATTGCGCTCGTCCTGTATGAAGCGGGCGTTACTCACGAGGTGTTCAGGCTGGCCAAGGCCTGGGACGCGCATTGCGCCGGTCGCGAGAGCTCCAGCACCACAACGGAATCCGGTTCCGAAGGCTATTACGCCTGCCTCGCCAAGATCCCGATGCGGCCGGTTGTAGACATCCTCACGGGCGCTTCGGCCGGGGCCGTCAATTCCACTCTCCTGGCAAGCTGCCTCGCCGGCGGAACCGATTTCGTGCGATATCACGACATCCTTCTCATCCAGCTCGACGTGGAAGCGCTCAAATTCCGCAAGGGCGACGCCCCGGACGGCCTGATGGACAGCCGGATCCTTTTGGATGTCCTTGAAAATGAACTCAACCGCAACGTTGCGGCAGGCAGCGGGTCGCCGCCCGGAAAGGGGCTCGATCTGTGCATCCGCCTGTGCCGAACGCATCTGGCGGGGCACTGCGAGACCACACGCGACGCGATCGGCCATCAGATCGACGTGGAAACGCGCTCCGACGTCATCGAGTTTTCGGGGAAGGACTTCCTCGACCCCGGCAAGGTGGCGCAGATCGCGAGGGCGACGCTTGCCAGCGCGGCGTTTCCGGGCGCGTTCGGCCCTGTCTTCGATGAACAGGACCGCGTGTGGTACGTCGATGGAGGGCTGTGGGACAACCAGCCGGTGGATTGGGCGGTTGACGCTGTCAGGGACAAGCCCGCGTTTGTACGCACGCACCGCTGTATCCTGTTCGTCGAGCCGAATCCGCCCGGGCGACCGGTGGACCACGCGAATCCGGGCGGGGAAAGCGAGCCGGCGCTGGCGGACGTCCTGATGGCGGTGTCTTTCATGGGCGTGAAGGGGAACGTCTGGCCCTCCATCCGCGATCTTCTCGATTTCAACCGGCGGAGCAAAGTGTTTGGCAGGTTGGTACAGGAGAGCGGAATCCACGAACTGACGCGCCAACTCGGCGGCCAGTGGCTCCGCGACTCTTCGACGCAGATGGAGAATGCCGCCGGATACCCCGCGGCTTTGGCGGATGGATCATGGCGAGACCACGACGCCGTAGTTCCGACCATCCTGAATCAGGTGCGAGTTGAAACCGTGCTGCTGGACGACGATCCCGCGTTGATTCAGCGTTGGCACGCGATCAATGAAGCGTGGAACGCGTTGCACCTCCGCCTGAACCCAGGGAGTGATGCCGGCATCTTCTATCGGCACGGCAATGGTAAAGTACCGGGTCAGGACCCGACGCCGGTGGCGCTTGCCGCGCTCGCCGCGCTGGAGGCGGTGGGCTGGAACGATCTTCGGCGCCGCGCGGTGCGCAGGCGGCTTGACCGGATCAACGATTCACTCGGCCGGCCGCGCCCGTCACAGGATCCGGGCGGCGTTGACAGGGCGATCACGCGCCGCAAATATGCGCTCTACCTCCAACTCGAAAAGCTCAACGACTACCTCTACACCGCGGTCGACCCGTCTTCGGCGCCCCCGGTGGGCTCGGGGGGCCGAGGAGACCGCCCTCGCGACGCCGGCACGACCGACTGGCCGAGTTACCACTCGAGGCTCGTTCGCTTCCATAGCAGGTTCCGGACAGCGACGGTTCAAATGCTGAACGATCTGGAATTCGCGTTCCGCCTTCTCTTACAGGTTCCGGCAACCGCAACCTCCGCAGCGGACCAGAACAGCGCTATAGCCCGCCTGATGTCGGACTCCACCACGAATCCAATGACGGCGCTCGCCCGCTGGCTCGAGGCCATCGCTCAAGAGGCGGAGAGGGGTCGCAGAGAGTCCGGTCTGGATGTGGCCGGCGGGGCCGCACCGGGAGTCAACGGGTTCGCGGCCCAGGTTACGGCGCTCCTGAACTACACCCGCCCGCTTGGCGTGAGCTCCAACGATGACGGTGGCTTGGAGCCCGTCATTCGATGGGCCTCACAGACCCGGTTCACCAAGGTGGACGCGGTCAGGTACGTGTTGGGTGCGATATCGGATCTCGGCGGGAAGAGGCCCATCGACCTCGTCCGCGTCAGCCCAAACGATACCAATAACCTGTATCTGATAACCTGCGATGAGTTGGTTGACGAGACTCCCGCCGCGCGAAAACTGGCCGGCGAAGGCCTTGGCCACCTGCAGGGTTTTCTGGAGGAGCGATGGCGCAGAAATGATTACATCTGGGGACGCCTTGACGCCTGTGAGATTCTCCTGCGCACCATGCGCCTTTATTCCGAGCGGGAGGGGACTGGCTGGTCCGAACAGGACTACGAAGATGCGCTCTATGACGCTCAGAACGCGATTCTGAAACAGGAAGCCGATCTGTACCACGAACGGCTCGGCCGGATGGGAAAAAGGGCCGCGCGACAATGGGCGGTGGGCAATGCACGAAGCGGGGTGGGCGATCGTTCGGGGCCGGCGCCGGCGTACGAACCCCATATCGGAGCCATCCATCGTTCAAGACCGTTGGAGACCGAGGAAGGAGGCAACCAATGA
- a CDS encoding thymidine phosphorylase: MNFLPLIEAKRDGHELTAASIHELIAAYTAESIPDYQMAAFLMAVYFRGLSTAETASLTMAMRTSGRVLSFPEDPRPVVDKHSTGGVGDKISLPLAPLLACLGFRVPMISGRGLGITGGTLDKLETIPGYNALPSVERIIEQVQEIGCVICGQTEEMVPADKRIYALRDATGTVPSTHLITASILSKKLAEGLDALVLDVKFGAAASISDEASSLKLARAMVALGAECGVNTRALWTDMGTPIGRAVGNFVEVRESVDCLDGNGPDDLRELTLACAASLLVQTGTVASDADGVQMAAKCLDSGAPRRKWDEMLIGQGADLSAFNARLARDHSAPSTTELKADRSGFVSACDARIVGEIVRDLGGGRLAKDSAIHPDVGIDRLAKPGEEVRAGDVIARIHSVSAREAGSARERLRTAFAISDAPPVRRPLVREIIDA, encoded by the coding sequence ATGAATTTCCTGCCCCTCATCGAAGCGAAGCGGGACGGCCACGAGTTGACAGCGGCGAGCATCCATGAGCTCATCGCCGCCTATACGGCGGAAAGCATCCCCGACTACCAGATGGCGGCCTTCCTGATGGCCGTGTATTTCCGCGGACTGTCAACGGCCGAAACGGCATCGCTCACGATGGCGATGCGGACATCCGGCCGTGTTCTCTCCTTCCCGGAAGACCCCCGTCCCGTGGTGGACAAGCATTCTACCGGCGGAGTGGGGGACAAGATCAGCCTGCCCCTTGCGCCGTTGCTTGCGTGCCTTGGGTTCCGCGTTCCGATGATTTCGGGCCGCGGCCTGGGCATCACCGGCGGTACGCTCGATAAGCTGGAGACCATTCCCGGCTATAACGCATTGCCGTCGGTTGAGCGGATCATCGAGCAGGTACAGGAGATCGGGTGCGTCATCTGTGGCCAAACGGAGGAAATGGTGCCGGCCGACAAACGAATCTACGCCTTGCGGGATGCGACCGGAACCGTCCCCTCAACGCATCTCATCACGGCGTCCATCCTGTCCAAGAAACTCGCGGAGGGGTTGGACGCGCTTGTGCTGGACGTGAAGTTCGGGGCCGCCGCTTCCATCTCGGATGAGGCCTCCTCCCTCAAACTCGCTCGCGCGATGGTCGCCTTGGGCGCCGAATGCGGTGTGAACACGAGAGCCCTCTGGACGGATATGGGCACCCCGATCGGACGGGCGGTAGGCAATTTCGTCGAGGTGCGGGAGTCGGTTGACTGCCTCGACGGCAACGGGCCGGACGATCTCCGTGAGCTTACTCTGGCGTGCGCGGCGTCGCTGCTGGTGCAGACGGGCACGGTGGCTTCCGATGCGGACGGCGTACAGATGGCGGCGAAGTGCCTTGATTCCGGCGCTCCCCGCCGCAAATGGGACGAAATGCTGATCGGACAGGGAGCGGATCTGAGCGCATTCAACGCCCGTCTGGCCCGCGACCATTCAGCGCCGTCAACCACGGAACTGAAGGCCGACCGGTCCGGGTTCGTGTCGGCGTGTGATGCGCGGATCGTCGGCGAGATAGTCCGCGATCTCGGCGGCGGCCGCCTGGCCAAAGACTCCGCTATCCACCCGGATGTGGGCATCGACAGGCTGGCGAAGCCGGGCGAAGAGGTCCGCGCCGGAGACGTTATCGCGCGCATCCACTCCGTCTCCGCCCGCGAGGCGGGATCCGCGCGCGAGAGGCTTCGGACCGCATTCGCCATCTCGGATGCGCCGCCGGTGCGGCGGCCTCTGGTTCGCGAAATCATCGACGCCTGA
- the cdd gene encoding cytidine deaminase produces the protein MSETTQTSSPRVQDLYRRAATARGNSYAPYSRCHVGAAIRLSDGSVFTGSNVENSSFGATICAERSAIVAAVSAVGTIEIVEVMVVTDAPSPWPPCGLCRQVIAEFGPHCTVYAANTAGDILTLPFEELYTHPFGPEQMHR, from the coding sequence ATGTCAGAAACCACTCAAACCAGCTCTCCCCGGGTGCAGGATCTGTACCGGCGCGCCGCAACGGCGCGAGGGAATTCCTATGCACCCTATAGCCGCTGCCATGTGGGCGCCGCCATACGACTGAGTGACGGCTCCGTGTTCACCGGCAGCAACGTCGAGAACTCCTCGTTCGGGGCGACCATCTGCGCGGAACGAAGCGCTATCGTGGCGGCCGTCAGCGCCGTTGGGACTATCGAGATTGTTGAGGTGATGGTCGTTACCGACGCGCCGTCACCTTGGCCGCCGTGTGGCCTCTGCCGCCAGGTGATCGCCGAATTTGGTCCCCATTGCACTGTCTATGCGGCGAACACAGCGGGGGATATTCTGACGCTCCCGTTCGAGGAGTTATACACCCACCCGTTCGGACCGGAGCAGATGCACCGATGA
- a CDS encoding PA14 domain-containing protein, whose product MNACLIAAAAALVLCAMPSHAQRVEKDLSGARWSLWLDTKAEWQNDTLYLPPVDVKSLPVNLPTGGWEAMVAGGERVSVPGTVEEYWQDRLGRDYTGVSWWWTDFTLQAQQPGRRVTLHFASVRQRAEVFLNGELVGYDLIGNTPFDVDVTGKLARGKANRLAVRITDHGGNFTWYDPLADSWGRYTMPISHGFGGISGPVRVTVTDPVHIENIYVRNKPSMRSIGVDLTLQNGKPIAVHGSVQVRIRDAKTGRVVQTENVQGVQLKPGENRLTHDLTVRSAKLWDLDHPNLYFCDAEILVGNRVIDSVSQRFGFRWFGQDGVGKNAVFRLNGKRIVLRTAISWGFWPVTGLYPTPELARKQILTAKKLGLNMLNFHRCIGPPIVMDYADELGLLQYEEPGGYVSGGGDAFAFRWAREKLLRMVKRDRNHPSMVIYDMINEEARPPLPHQGKDMADAHAIDPTRIITFTSGSSQSETDPCKLHMLPYDSKPHITGWFDHHNAEGPGNYLSEFYKGPTDHYNYTTNTRETVYWGEEGSISTPPRLDVINSELTRTGKDGWDGAEYRKWYQAYADYLDNKGLRKYFPTVDSLTLGMARTQYYYHGRTIETVRMANVSDGFAVNGWESEIYENHSGIVDCWRNPKGPVDLIARYNRPVYVAVKVRNKVVDAGDTVTVDFHLVNEVNLRGKYELRVWLTGPGGVTQFLRGLPAKVRGGDVYGQPLVTNVEFHLPASAGRYTVHAQLQDAKGIVRAEGDDEILALDWKSAPVPASGAVLELDGRIAANIASTKGTTLPKYSEGLGKLDYILIGDADPDKSNAIPADALHATDGRSGLLGEYFSDRDLKTLAATRVDPGVAFVWGGPPADGMGGENFSVRWTGTVTPPETGDYTFGTRSDDGARLWVDGQLVIDDWIVHAPELKKAIPVHLEAGHAYSIKLEYFQEGGGAEMTLSWSTPTAVAHEQRRVDDILKRVREDGTTAVFLDDTERWARVLSDAGLVKYTGKMVVGDVWLGGNLFVRQHPLFKGLPVNTGLGWEYADLAAYSSKRYGLMLEGEQAIAGAVNTNEPRVSTTVCEIPLGKGRIVLSTLDIVSHLNAQNGGGIVARKLLDNYIQYAAKPSM is encoded by the coding sequence ATGAATGCATGCCTGATTGCTGCAGCGGCCGCGTTGGTGCTGTGCGCGATGCCCAGCCACGCCCAGCGCGTTGAGAAGGATCTGTCGGGAGCCAGATGGTCCTTGTGGCTCGACACAAAGGCGGAATGGCAGAACGACACGCTATACCTTCCGCCCGTCGACGTCAAGTCGCTGCCGGTGAACCTGCCAACCGGGGGGTGGGAAGCCATGGTCGCCGGGGGAGAGCGGGTGTCCGTGCCCGGGACCGTGGAGGAATACTGGCAGGACCGCCTGGGCCGAGACTACACGGGCGTTTCCTGGTGGTGGACGGATTTCACCCTGCAGGCGCAACAGCCCGGCCGCCGCGTAACCCTCCATTTTGCATCCGTCCGGCAGCGCGCAGAAGTGTTCCTGAACGGCGAACTGGTGGGGTATGATCTCATCGGCAACACCCCGTTCGACGTCGATGTTACGGGAAAACTCGCGCGCGGCAAGGCAAATCGACTGGCTGTTCGCATCACCGACCATGGCGGCAACTTCACCTGGTATGATCCGCTGGCCGACAGTTGGGGACGCTATACAATGCCGATCAGCCATGGCTTCGGCGGAATCAGCGGACCCGTTCGCGTCACCGTTACCGATCCGGTCCACATCGAGAACATTTACGTGCGCAATAAGCCGTCGATGCGGTCGATAGGCGTCGATCTCACGCTACAGAACGGAAAGCCCATCGCCGTTCACGGCAGCGTCCAGGTTCGGATTCGCGACGCGAAAACGGGCCGCGTCGTTCAGACAGAGAACGTCCAGGGAGTGCAGTTGAAGCCGGGCGAGAACAGGCTGACCCATGACCTGACCGTTCGTTCGGCCAAGCTATGGGATCTGGACCACCCGAACCTGTACTTCTGCGACGCCGAAATCCTCGTTGGCAACCGCGTTATCGACTCCGTTTCGCAGCGGTTCGGTTTCCGTTGGTTCGGACAAGACGGTGTCGGCAAGAACGCCGTGTTTCGCCTGAACGGCAAGCGGATCGTGCTGCGCACGGCCATTTCGTGGGGCTTCTGGCCGGTGACGGGCCTCTACCCGACGCCCGAACTCGCGCGCAAGCAGATATTGACCGCCAAGAAGCTCGGCCTGAACATGCTGAACTTCCACCGTTGCATCGGCCCGCCCATCGTGATGGATTACGCCGATGAGTTGGGCTTGCTTCAATATGAGGAGCCCGGCGGATATGTATCGGGCGGAGGCGACGCGTTCGCGTTCCGGTGGGCGCGTGAGAAGCTGCTGCGAATGGTCAAACGGGACCGAAATCACCCGAGTATGGTCATATACGACATGATCAACGAGGAAGCCAGGCCGCCACTGCCGCATCAGGGGAAGGACATGGCTGACGCTCACGCTATCGACCCGACACGCATCATCACGTTCACATCAGGTTCGTCGCAGAGCGAGACCGACCCCTGCAAGCTCCATATGCTCCCATACGATAGCAAGCCGCACATCACCGGTTGGTTCGATCATCACAATGCGGAAGGTCCCGGCAACTACCTCAGCGAGTTCTACAAAGGCCCGACCGACCATTACAACTACACAACCAACACGCGGGAAACCGTGTACTGGGGTGAAGAAGGCTCAATTTCCACGCCGCCCCGCCTAGACGTTATCAACAGCGAACTCACGCGGACCGGGAAGGACGGCTGGGATGGCGCCGAATACCGCAAGTGGTACCAGGCTTACGCCGACTACCTCGACAACAAGGGGCTGCGGAAGTACTTCCCGACCGTCGACTCCCTCACGCTGGGCATGGCGCGAACGCAGTACTACTACCATGGCCGCACCATCGAAACGGTGCGAATGGCCAACGTATCGGACGGTTTCGCGGTCAACGGGTGGGAATCCGAGATATACGAAAACCACTCCGGCATCGTGGACTGTTGGCGGAACCCGAAGGGCCCCGTGGATTTGATTGCCCGCTATAACCGTCCCGTGTACGTGGCGGTGAAGGTGCGGAACAAGGTGGTCGATGCGGGCGACACCGTGACGGTGGACTTCCATCTGGTGAACGAAGTGAACCTGCGGGGGAAGTACGAACTGCGCGTGTGGCTCACCGGCCCTGGCGGAGTGACGCAGTTCCTTCGCGGCCTGCCGGCGAAGGTTCGGGGCGGCGATGTATACGGCCAACCGTTGGTGACGAACGTAGAGTTCCACCTTCCGGCGTCCGCCGGCAGGTACACCGTTCACGCTCAACTACAGGATGCAAAAGGCATTGTGCGTGCCGAAGGCGACGATGAAATCCTGGCCCTGGACTGGAAATCGGCGCCCGTACCGGCGAGCGGCGCGGTGCTGGAACTTGACGGGCGGATCGCCGCCAACATCGCATCCACCAAGGGTACCACACTGCCGAAGTACTCAGAGGGACTCGGTAAACTAGACTACATCCTCATTGGCGACGCCGATCCGGACAAGAGCAACGCGATCCCGGCTGATGCGCTCCACGCGACTGACGGCCGATCGGGATTGCTGGGCGAGTATTTCAGTGACCGTGATCTGAAAACCCTCGCGGCCACACGCGTTGACCCAGGTGTGGCTTTCGTGTGGGGTGGCCCTCCCGCGGACGGAATGGGCGGGGAGAATTTCAGCGTTCGCTGGACGGGAACCGTCACACCGCCTGAAACCGGCGATTACACATTCGGCACACGTTCCGATGACGGAGCGCGCCTCTGGGTAGACGGCCAACTGGTAATCGACGACTGGATCGTGCACGCCCCCGAGTTGAAGAAGGCGATTCCGGTTCACCTGGAAGCGGGCCACGCGTACAGCATCAAATTGGAGTATTTCCAGGAAGGCGGTGGCGCCGAGATGACTCTGTCATGGTCAACCCCGACCGCCGTCGCGCATGAACAGCGCCGCGTTGACGATATCCTCAAGCGAGTGCGTGAGGACGGGACCACCGCGGTCTTTCTGGACGACACGGAGCGTTGGGCCAGGGTGCTGAGCGACGCCGGGCTGGTGAAATACACCGGCAAAATGGTCGTCGGGGACGTATGGCTCGGCGGCAATCTGTTTGTGCGCCAGCACCCTCTGTTCAAGGGCTTGCCTGTGAACACCGGCTTGGGTTGGGAGTACGCAGACCTGGCGGCGTACTCCTCGAAACGCTATGGGTTGATGCTGGAGGGGGAGCAGGCCATTGCCGGCGCGGTGAATACCAACGAGCCGCGGGTTTCGACCACTGTCTGCGAAATTCCGCTCGGCAAGGGCAGGATCGTCCTGTCGACACTGGACATCGTGAGCCATCTCAACGCGCAGAACGGCGGCGGCATCGTCGCGCGAAAACTCCTCGACAACTACATACAATACGCAGCCAAACCGAGCATGTAA
- a CDS encoding family 78 glycoside hydrolase catalytic domain yields the protein MSTLRVTRVSTEGLVNPLGIDERAPAFGWRLESGRRNQAQTAYQIRVAPSPRQLADGETQTWDSGRVMSAESACVEYGGPVLSSRTRYYWTVRVWDGGDEPSAWSEPAWFETAFLKASDWSAKWIGAPSPADGKTSPAPMMRREFTIDGPVRNARLYVCGLGYHDVSINGRPVTDEVLAPAFTPFHKRAEYLVHDVTEALRQGTNAAGVTLGRGWMGLATPSVWDHAHAVWHHEPCLLLQLEIEHEDGSRTTIVSDESWRVHDSPSVRDSILTGETYDARLEQPGWDAPGFDDSAWRPAQVVEAPTQHLVARRHEPIRRIEAIRPVAVSSPRPGTWVFDVGVMIAGWARLRVEGVAGTTVEIRYAERLREDGAVNNDNDIIYEEIQVDRYTLRGNGPECWEPRFSYKGFRYIQLDGYPGTPTLDTLEAFIVHSDVETLGGWESSDELLNTIHRITGRSILNNLHGIPTDTPVYEKNGWTGDAHLTAEPALRNFGIARIHAKWLDDIADSQRDDGLVPLIIPCPGWGNADSPEWGSAYLLVAWYLYQATGDIRILKRHFAGMARYVEFLASQAVDCISPSCLGDWLPPGYDNRDPEGPAVSASAYTFTDSRLLAVMARTLRMPDDAARFDALADRIRDAVNSRFLDKGHGVYSTDRPEVGYRQTPNVLAAAFGITPRDLVPRVVDRLVEDIHAKGDHLDCGILGTKWILPLLTENGHVDLAYRIATQRTYPGWGFWIDRGATALWEAWDLNSRSLDHHMFGSIDEWFFRYLAGINIAAPGYREIVFNPYFPARLISVRAQTETVRGEVASEWTRADGAIHLDVTVPVNAAARVCLPAEAIESPSKAIAIGEQHTRSVYAVGSGKWHFAVHT from the coding sequence ATGTCCACTTTGCGCGTTACACGCGTCTCGACGGAAGGGCTCGTCAATCCGCTCGGAATCGATGAACGCGCTCCGGCCTTCGGGTGGCGGCTGGAGTCCGGTCGTCGGAACCAGGCGCAGACCGCATATCAGATTCGGGTGGCGCCGAGCCCCCGCCAATTGGCGGACGGTGAAACTCAAACGTGGGATTCGGGACGTGTAATGTCTGCCGAGTCTGCCTGCGTGGAATACGGCGGCCCGGTCCTGTCTTCGCGCACTCGGTACTACTGGACTGTGCGTGTGTGGGACGGCGGAGATGAACCGTCCGCATGGAGCGAGCCAGCCTGGTTTGAGACGGCGTTCCTTAAGGCTTCCGACTGGTCGGCGAAGTGGATTGGCGCCCCGAGCCCCGCGGACGGCAAGACGTCGCCCGCGCCGATGATGCGGCGTGAATTCACTATCGACGGCCCCGTCAGGAATGCGCGACTGTATGTCTGCGGCTTGGGGTACCACGACGTCTCGATCAACGGCCGGCCGGTCACTGACGAAGTTCTCGCCCCGGCCTTCACTCCATTTCACAAGCGCGCGGAGTACCTCGTCCACGATGTCACGGAAGCGCTGAGACAAGGGACTAATGCCGCCGGCGTGACACTGGGCCGCGGCTGGATGGGATTGGCGACTCCCAGTGTCTGGGACCATGCGCACGCGGTCTGGCATCACGAGCCTTGCCTGTTGCTCCAACTCGAGATCGAGCACGAGGACGGTTCTCGGACGACGATTGTCTCGGACGAGAGTTGGCGCGTCCACGATTCGCCCTCGGTACGGGACTCCATCCTTACCGGCGAGACGTACGACGCCCGTCTGGAACAACCCGGCTGGGACGCTCCCGGCTTCGACGATTCGGCCTGGCGGCCCGCGCAGGTTGTCGAAGCGCCGACGCAGCACCTCGTCGCGCGCCGGCACGAACCGATCCGTCGTATCGAAGCGATCCGCCCGGTTGCGGTGAGCTCACCCCGGCCCGGTACGTGGGTGTTCGATGTGGGTGTCATGATCGCGGGGTGGGCCCGGTTGCGCGTCGAGGGCGTTGCGGGCACAACGGTTGAAATCCGGTACGCCGAGAGGCTGCGCGAGGACGGCGCCGTTAACAACGACAACGACATCATCTACGAAGAGATACAGGTAGATCGGTACACGCTGCGGGGAAACGGCCCGGAGTGCTGGGAGCCCCGGTTCAGCTATAAGGGATTCCGCTATATCCAACTCGATGGTTATCCGGGCACACCCACGCTGGATACCCTCGAAGCCTTCATCGTGCACTCCGACGTGGAAACCCTGGGCGGCTGGGAATCATCAGACGAGTTGCTGAACACGATTCATCGCATCACCGGTCGGTCTATCCTCAACAATCTGCACGGCATTCCCACCGATACGCCCGTCTACGAGAAGAACGGCTGGACCGGGGACGCCCATCTCACGGCGGAGCCCGCGCTGCGCAACTTCGGCATCGCGCGCATCCACGCGAAATGGCTGGACGATATAGCGGACAGCCAGCGCGACGACGGCCTCGTCCCGCTTATCATCCCCTGCCCTGGCTGGGGAAATGCCGATTCGCCGGAATGGGGCAGCGCATACCTGCTGGTAGCGTGGTATCTCTACCAGGCGACTGGCGACATCCGGATTCTGAAACGGCATTTCGCAGGAATGGCCCGGTATGTGGAGTTCCTGGCCTCGCAAGCGGTTGATTGCATCAGCCCGAGTTGCCTCGGCGACTGGCTGCCTCCCGGATACGACAATCGCGATCCGGAAGGCCCGGCGGTCTCGGCGTCCGCATACACCTTTACGGATTCCCGGCTCCTGGCCGTAATGGCCCGCACTCTGAGAATGCCGGACGACGCCGCGCGCTTTGACGCGCTCGCCGACCGCATCCGTGACGCCGTGAACTCGCGATTCCTCGACAAGGGCCATGGCGTGTACAGCACGGACCGGCCGGAGGTGGGCTACCGGCAGACTCCCAATGTGCTGGCCGCAGCATTTGGCATCACACCACGGGATCTGGTCCCCCGGGTGGTGGACCGACTGGTCGAGGACATCCACGCAAAGGGCGATCACCTGGACTGCGGGATTCTCGGCACGAAGTGGATACTGCCCTTGCTGACCGAAAACGGGCACGTGGACCTGGCCTACCGCATCGCAACGCAGCGCACGTATCCCGGTTGGGGTTTCTGGATCGATCGGGGGGCGACAGCGCTGTGGGAGGCGTGGGACCTCAACTCGCGTTCGCTCGATCACCACATGTTCGGTTCGATAGACGAGTGGTTCTTCAGATACCTCGCCGGCATCAACATCGCCGCGCCGGGTTACCGCGAGATCGTGTTCAATCCGTATTTCCCGGCCCGGCTGATCAGCGTCCGCGCGCAAACCGAAACAGTGCGCGGCGAAGTCGCCTCAGAATGGACGCGTGCGGACGGGGCCATTCACCTCGACGTCACAGTGCCGGTGAACGCCGCTGCGCGCGTGTGCCTGCCTGCGGAGGCCATTGAATCCCCTTCCAAGGCGATCGCCATTGGCGAGCAGCACACGCGGAGCGTTTACGCCGTCGGTTCCGGCAAGTGGCATTTCGCCGTCCACACGTAG
- a CDS encoding carbon storage regulator — protein sequence MLVLTRKQGQSIVIGDSVEVFIVEVRGDQVRLGIEAPRTVPVVRREVLVETAATDREAAVPDTDDGHRPDPGVTLKSNGLCDEK from the coding sequence ATGCTAGTACTCACAAGAAAACAGGGCCAGTCAATCGTGATCGGAGACTCCGTCGAGGTCTTTATCGTGGAAGTCCGAGGCGACCAGGTGCGACTGGGAATCGAGGCTCCGCGAACTGTCCCGGTGGTTCGCCGCGAGGTCCTCGTAGAAACCGCAGCAACGGACCGTGAAGCGGCGGTTCCCGACACGGACGATGGGCACCGTCCCGACCCCGGCGTGACGCTCAAGTCCAACGGTCTATGCGACGAAAAATAA